The genomic interval CGGGACTTCTGCCGCGTTGCCAGGCACGGGCAGCCTCAGGCCGATGAAGGCGTTGGAAGCCGTGCTGTACAGCTTGTAGATCAATGCGAAGCGCGGTTCGCTGGGCCAGTAGTCCACGGCCGTCAGGGCGATCAGCAAATCGAACCCGTGCTGTTCACGCAGCCATTGGCAGGCGGTGAGAACCTTGGCCGGGGAGACCAGGATGCTGGTTTCCCCCCGGAAGCGCTCGACGCCCTGAACGGCTTGGCCGAGCTCCGCCTGCAGCTGTGTGACGACCGACTCGATGTCCATGCGTGCCTTGTCCCCCGGCAGCCCCGACAATCCGCCGTTCCGGGAGCTGCCTGCCGGTTGATTCAGGCGTACTGGTTCAGCTTCTCGCCCTTGACCTTCTCGTGCAAGGTGATGATGCCGTGGATCAAACCCTCCGGCCGCGGCGGGCAGCCGGCAACATAGACGTCCACCGGCACGATCTCGTCCACCCCCTGCACAATCGCGTAGTTGTTGAACACCCCGCCGCAGGAGCAGCAGTCGCCCATGGCGATCACCCACTTCGGATCGGGCATCTGATCGTACAGCCGGCGCAGCACGGGCGCCATCTTGCGGGAGACTCGCCCGGCGACGATCATCAGATCCGCCTGGCGAGGGCTGGGACGCATCAGCTCCATGCCGAAGCGGCTGAGGTCATAGTCGGCCGATTGGGCACTCATCATCTCGATGGCACAGCACGCCAGACCGAACAGCATCGGCCACATCGCATTCGTGCGGCTCCAGTTGATGGCCTGCTCGAGCGTGGTGGTGACCACGCCCAAGTTGCCGAGCTTCTGCTCTACTCCCATTCGAGCG from Anaerolineales bacterium carries:
- a CDS encoding NADH-quinone oxidoreductase subunit C — its product is MDIESVVTQLQAELGQAVQGVERFRGETSILVSPAKVLTACQWLREQHGFDLLIALTAVDYWPSEPRFALIYKLYSTASNAFIGLRLPVPGNAAEVPTLENLFPNANWHEREIYDMFGVGFAGHSDLRRILMPHDWEGHPLRKDHPLGYEEVQYTFNFDEIDRRKPYATR
- a CDS encoding NADH-quinone oxidoreductase subunit B, which produces MGVEQKLGNLGVVTTTLEQAINWSRTNAMWPMLFGLACCAIEMMSAQSADYDLSRFGMELMRPSPRQADLMIVAGRVSRKMAPVLRRLYDQMPDPKWVIAMGDCCSCGGVFNNYAIVQGVDEIVPVDVYVAGCPPRPEGLIHGIITLHEKVKGEKLNQYA